The genomic interval AAAAAACTAAAACTCCCCGGCTTCCTAGAGAAACCGGGGAGTTGGATGCTGACCCTAAAGACTAGCGCCGATTTTTGAAGGTGCGATCGAGCCGATACCAGGCATCTCGAACGGCATGTTTGGCTTTATCCCAACCTAACCCAGAAGAACCGTAGTTTCGCTCGTAATTGCGCTGCAACTCTGGCTCAACTTCATCGTAGGTTTTACCCTGGTTTTGGTAGTGAACGTAGCCTTCATAACCCGTCTGGTAGGCAGGCTGATAGCGATCGTAGGTCATATTGCGCTCATAGTAGGGCTGAGTGTTATAGTTCTGCCGCCAGTAGTCATCCTCATCGTTGAATAAGGAATTGTTCCTGACTCGATCCCAGGCGTCCTGTACCGCATATTTTGCATCCTCCCAACCCACATTGGTGGCGCTGTAATTTGCCTCGTAATTCCGCCGCAGTTCTGGCTCAATGTCCTCGTAATTTGTCCCCTGGTCGTAGTAGCGACCATATCCTTCGTAGCCGGTGCGGTAGGCAGGGGAGTAGTCTTCGTAGGTGCGATCGGTTTTTGCATAAGGACGAGAAGCATAATTTTCCCGCCAGTAAGCATCCTCAATGGTTGGATCGATCGACTCGGCAGCCGCCTTACCAGCCAGCCCCCCCACAACGCTACCGACAACTGCACCCACAGCGGCACCCACGGGACCACCCGCAGCACCAATCGCCGTTCCGATTGCGCCCGCTGCTGCTGCCCCAATGCCCGTACCCACTGGATGAGCACCGGGTTCCCCCGTAATCGGATCGGGATTAGCATCGGGATTAATATTTGATTTATCAGCATCCGTTTCTAAACGGCGATCGCGTTTTTCCTGATCTCTACTCATATCAACCTCCTTATTTACTAACAAGTTTTTTTCAAAAAAATTGTTTTCCTTATGTTAGCGAGTAGCTTGGAATACCATCGTCTCTCAAAGGTCAGAAGTCTGTGGAACCATTCATTCACACTTAAAATGTGTGACCTAAGGTAGAGGTTGAACCCAATTTTGAAAATTATCCTGAATGGGAAATTGGGATGCGAATAATCCCGTTCTTTTCAGTAACCAAAACGAGTTAAGCAAAGAAATATGTTTCTACAAAATAAGGAGACTGGAGTTTTAGTGGAAATTTTAGACACTAAAGCATTGATTGATCCACTAGAGAATAAAATCCCTATTCAAGTGCAGGCGGGGCAGGAGGAGCAGGACCCAGAAAGTATCCCCAAGCAAAATTTAATTTTCC from Kovacikia minuta CCNUW1 carries:
- a CDS encoding glycine zipper family protein, which translates into the protein MSRDQEKRDRRLETDADKSNINPDANPDPITGEPGAHPVGTGIGAAAAGAIGTAIGAAGGPVGAAVGAVVGSVVGGLAGKAAAESIDPTIEDAYWRENYASRPYAKTDRTYEDYSPAYRTGYEGYGRYYDQGTNYEDIEPELRRNYEANYSATNVGWEDAKYAVQDAWDRVRNNSLFNDEDDYWRQNYNTQPYYERNMTYDRYQPAYQTGYEGYVHYQNQGKTYDEVEPELQRNYERNYGSSGLGWDKAKHAVRDAWYRLDRTFKNRR
- a CDS encoding acetyltransferase, with amino-acid sequence MEILDTKALIDPLENKIPIQVQAGQEEQDPESIPKQNLIFPSGESLPRCWLDADYQTNGK